Genomic DNA from Pigmentiphaga litoralis:
CGTCAAACCCCTGCCCCTGCCCATGGGCAATTTCGATGTCGCGCTGTACTGGCATGACCGCTTCCACAAGGATCCGGCCAACCAGTGGTTCCGGCAGCAGCTGATCGACTGCGTGCACGACATCCAGGTCGGCCCGCTGACCACGCCGCGCGCATCAGCCTGATCACAGGCAGCACCCGGTCAGTCGACGATGGTGAACTCGAACTCGCCGATGTTCTCGATCCACTGACGCACCACATCGCCCGCTTTCAAAAACTGCTTGCGCGCCATGCCGACCCCCGACGGCGTACCCGTCAGGATCAGGTCGCCCGGCGACAACGTGATGCGCGAGCTGAGCTGCGCGATCTGGTCCGCGATCGTGAACAGCATCTGCGACGTGTTCGAGTCCTGCATCAGTTCGCCGTTGACCCACAGCTTCATCGACAGGGCCATGGGGTCGCCAATGAACTGCGCGGGCGTGATCGCCGGGCCCATCGGACACGAGCCATCGAACGACTTCTGTCCGATCCAGTCCCAGCGGAACGGCGACGTGTCGGGCACGTTGGGCCGCGACACCCAGTCCCGCGCCGACAGGTCGTTGGTCACGACATAGCCCGCGACGTAATCCATCGCTTCGTCGACCGGCACGTCCTTGCAGGTGCGCCCTATGACGACGCCCAGTTCGATTTCCCAGTCCAGCATGGTGGACCCGGCCGGAATGCGCACCTTCGCATCCGGGCCCACCACGGTCGCGCCGCCGGCCTTGATGTTGTGCCACGGCAGGTAGCCCTTGCCCTTCGGATCCCCTTCGAGCGGCATGCCCAGCACACGTTTCATCTCTTCGACGTGGTCGCTGAAGTTGACCCCCGCGAAGTAGATGGTGCGCGGCGCGGGTAGCGGCGCAAGCAGCGTGGCCCCCGACACGTAGTCGCGCCCGGGCAAGTCGCGGCCCAGGGTCGCCAGCTTTTCGGTCGCGCGCGGCCAGTCTTCCAGCACGTCCTGCACGCCCGCGTAGCGCGGCGACGCGTAGATCTTGCCTTCGTGCAGCAGGCCGGTCTTGCGCGTGCCTTCGTGCTCGATCGTCACGAGCTGGATCATGATGCCGATCCCTTGATCTTCAGTTCTTCCAGGCTGCCGATATCGGCGGCGTCGTCCATGGAAAAGCGGTCGCCGTAGTCGAACAGGTCGTCATGCTGGAAGCCGTTTTCGTACCACTGGATTTCCCACCAGTTGTGGTCCAGGTCTTCCAGGTAGAACGAATACACGCCATGCATTTCCTGCGGCGGCAGCACTTGCCGGATGCCGTACTTGTCTTGGTCGCGGACCGCCGCGGCATGCGCCTGATCGACCTCGTCCCGCGTTTCGACGTCCAGCCCCCAGTGATTGAGCAGGTTGGTCGGGTGCACCTGGTCGCCGACTTCCACGCAAATCACATGGAAGCGCTGGGCCAGCCGGACGGCCATGGCGGGCTTGCCGTGGCGCACGCATTCGAGGCCCAGAAATTCTTCGTAGAAGCGGCGCGACGCCTTCAGGCTGAAGCACTCCAGCGTGCCGTGGCCCAGGCAGAATGGCTTGACGACGGACGGGTGGGTCGGGGGGTCGACGCGACAATTTTCTGGCAGCATGGCAGTCTCCGTTAGGGTGGAATTCAGGCTTGTGGCAGCCCGTTGCGGTCGGCTTCGCTCAGGAAGGCATCCGCAAAGAATGCGTCTTCGGGCAGCCGGCAGGCGGTCGTGAAATCGTGGCGCGCGGACTCGACCATGATGGGCGCGCCGCAGGCATACACCTGCACGCCCGACATGTCGGGGAAGTCTTCCATCACGGCCTGGTGAACGAAGCCGGTGCGGCCCGTCCATGCGCAGGCGTCGGTGGCATTGCTCAGTACAGGGATGAAGGTGATGTGGTCGTGCGTGGCGGCCCAGGATTCGGCCAGGCTGGCCATGTACAGATCGGCGCGCGTGCGGCCGCCCCAATACACGGTGATCGGCCGCCGTGTGCCCCGCTGCAGTGTCTGCTCGAGCAGGGACTTGATCGGGGCAAAGCCGGTGCCCGATGCCAGCATGACGATCGGCGCGTCGGAGTCTTCACGCAAGAAGAAAGAGCCCAGCGGCATTTCGATCCGGTGGATCTCGCGCAGCTTCATTGCAGTAAAGACGTGCTCGGTGAACTTGCCGCCCGGCATGCGGCGGATATGCAGTTCGACCTGGCGCACGCCGTCATTGCTCGGCACGTTGGCGATCGAATAGCTGCGCCGCGTGCCGTCCGGCCGCAAGATGTCCAGGTACTGCCCCGCGCGAAACAGGGTCGGCTCGTTCATGGGCAGGCCCAGCGTGACGATCATGACGTCATCACTGACAGGCTCCATCTTCAGCACCCGGCAGGGCATGAACTTGGACTTGATCGCGTCCTGCGGATCCAGTTCGTTGACTTCGACAACGAGGTCGCCCAGCGGCTTGGCGCAGCACAGCAGGGCAAGTCCCTCGGCCTTGTCTTCGTCGCTCAGGTAGTTGGGGTGCACGCCGCCGTAATCGACCTCGCCCGAAACCACGCGGCCCCGGCAGGTACGGCAAACGCCCGACCGGCAGCTGTAAGGCATGAACAGGCCTGTATCCAGGCCCGCCTTGAGGATGGGGGTGTCCGCGGAACAGGGGTAGGTGTGCCCGCTGGGATGCAGGGTGATCGTGTAGGACATAGGTCTTGGGCCTATCTTCCCCGTCGCGGGCTGGATCGCTCGCTGTCTCCCGGGGTTCTGCACGCAGTCTAAACACTCACGCCCAGTGCAGCTATTAACCGGAAAAAATCCCGAGAATTAACTGCATCAATAGTCCAGCATTGGCGCGCCTTGCGGGGCGACAGGTCAGTGAATACCCGCACCCTCTGGCACCCTCAGTAGCCGGTCATTTCCAGATACCCGCGGCCCGCCGGTGCGCCGCCCTGACCGGCCGTCAGCCGAACCGGCCCTTCCCAGTACGGGAACGATGTGCCCATCCAGGCGCGCGGCTGGGCCGCCTCCGCGGTCACGTCCACCTGCATGTCAGGCACCCGCACCCGCCATTGCGTCGGCACCTTGCGGCCCGTGTCCTGGCGCGACGATGCGCCAGGGTCCAACTGGATCTGGTCGCCGCGCAACGCGCGGGGCGTGCCATCGGCAGCGATCCACGTACCGGCCCGATACGGTGGTCCGTCGGTCTGCCGCACCTGGAACAGCATGAGCTTGGCGCCGCTGTCCAGATGCAAGGAAAACCAGTCCCAGCCCTGCTGGGTTGCAGCCAGTGGCTGGCTGCTCCACTCACGGTCGAGCCACGCCGTGCCTGTCACAGGGACGGTGTTGCCATCGACAACGATGTCGCCCGTCACGGTGTAGAACGGCTGGCTGTAGTAGTACGACGCCTGGCCCAATCCGGATTTTTCGCTGTAGCCGCCATCGCCGTGCAGCACCAGCGGCCGATTCGTGGACAGTTGCAACTGGTACGAAAAGTCCTTGCCGGCCGCCTGCATGCTCAGCTGATCGATGTCGCGGCCGCCGGTGGTGTGCAATTGCCAGTCATCGATCCACGCGCGAAATGGCGCAGCCGTCACCCCTGCCTGGCCGATGCCGCCGCGCGCCAATGTTTCGGCGTAGCGGTGCCCGCCCGGACTGGTCAGGCCGGCATGCCCCATCCACACGTTCGGGCTGCCGAACCCCTGCACCTCCGCGCCCGGCCGCAGCGCCGACCGGAACAGGGTCCATTGCACGCCCCAGTCCTTGCCGGACGCGTCTTTCAGGTTCGCGGTCACATACCACCACTCGATCCGGTAGCCATCGTGCGGGCCATGGTCGGCGGGAAACCGCAGGGGCTTGCCGCGCTCCACCAGCGCGAAGGCGGCCGCATCGGCGCCCAGGCCGGCAAAGCCGCTGCGGGGCGCTTCGGCCGGCTTGTCGCATCCGGCCAGCAAGGCGGACAGGGCAAGCACCCCTGCAAGGCCCAACGCCGCACGCAGGCGGATGGCGCAATGCTTAACGTTCATCGGCAAACTGCCTCAACAGATCCGCGGGCTGGCGACGCGCCAGCCGCCAGATGGGTCCGGCCGCGGCCAGCAGACTGGTCAGCAGGCCCAGCATGCCCAGCTGCACCAGCTGCAGGGTCGACACGTACAGCGGCAACCGCCAGCCAAAGGCCTGAACGTTGACGACTGCAACCATGCACCATGCCAGCAGCAAGCCCAGTGGCATCGCAAGCAGGACGGTCAGGCACGCCAGCATCAGTGTCTGGCCCAGCGTGAGCCATCCCAGGCGGCTGCGCCGTACGCCCAGCGCCCACAGCGGCGCCAGCTGCCCGACGCGGCTGTGGCCCAATGTCAGCAGGCTGATGAATAGCGCGATGCCGGCCACCGCCAGCGTCAGCGTGTTCAGCGCGCCGGTGGCGGCAAAGGTGCGTTCGAACACATCGATCGACCAGCGCTTGATGGTGGTCTGGTCAATGACGCGGGTGCTGTCGAGCCCGTAGCGATCCTTGAGCGTGTCGGCCAGACTGGCCGCGCGGCCGGGTTCAAGCCGCATGCTCAGGTTGGTCATGACAGCCTCGGGCCAATGCTGGCGCAACCGGTCCGCGGCCAGCAGCACCTGACCCTTCGGATTGCCGTAGTCGGCGTAGATGCCGACGATGGGCAGGCGCTGCTCGCCATCCCCCGATGGCAGCACCAGGGTGTCACTCAGGCCGACCTGCAGGCGGCGACCCAGCTGTTCACTGAGCATGACGCCCTGCCCTGCACCCAGCCGGTCCCATGCGCGGTCGGACTGTTCCAGCAGCGGCCACTGTTCGGGGAAAGCCGGTTGCACGACGATGCCCTGGGCCTGCACTGGCCAGCCTTGCAGGCGGAAATCGGTACGCCATTGCGGCTGGACTACTTTCACGCCGGGCTGGCCCGCGGCCCATGCCGCGATCTCGACAGACTGCGCCGGATCGCGCGGCGTCAGGTACAGGTCGGCCGACAGGCGCTGGTCGAGCCATCCCAGGAAGGTCTGCCGGAAGCCCTCGGTCATGCTGCCCACCCCCACACTGGCGGACAGGGCCAGCAGCAAGGCCATCAAGGCCAGCGCCATGGCAGGCAATTGCTGACGGCTGTCGGCAATGAACCATTCGGTCAGCGGCCCGCGGCATACCCGCGCCAGCCCCGCCAACGCGGCATCGAGCAGGGCCGGCAGGAACAAGGCGCCGGCCAGCAGGATCGCGCCCATCATCAGCAAGGCGCTGAGCAGGCTGTTGCCAAAGCGCCAGCAACCGACGGCCACGATCGCCAGCACGATGGCCAGCATGGCCTGGCGGCGCAGCCACACGCCTTGCGCGATGCGCCAGGCCTGGGCCTGGGCAAGGGCGAGCAAGGGCAGACGCGCGGCGCGCAGCAGGCTGCTGCAGCCCGCCAGCAAGGCGCCCAGCAGACTGATGGCCACGCCTGCCACCCACCAGCTGGGCGACAGGCTCAACTGACCCGACACTTCCGCGCCATACAGGCCCCGCAGGCTGGACGCGACATTGCCCAGCAGCACGCTGGCCAGCAGATAGCCACTGATCACCCCGGCCAGTCCCCCCAGGATCGCGAATGCGCCCAGTTCTACCGCCAGTGCACTGATCAGTGTGCTGAGGTTCACGCCGCAGGCACGCAGCGTCCGCAGCACCCCTCGGCGTTGCTCAAGGGCCAGACCGATCGACGCATGCACAATGAACAGGCCCACGATGAAGGCCAGCATGCCCAACGCAGTCAGGTTCAGGTGGAAGCTTTCGGTCAGCCGCTGCAGATCGCCGCCGTCTTCGGACGCGCGCCACTGCAAGGCGGCGGCAGCGGACGGCAGGGGCGGCTGGCGCGCGGCCAGATCCGCATCGACCAGCAGCCGCGACACCTGACCCGGCGCACCCAGCAGTGTCTGCGCGGCGCCAATGTCGACGACGATCACGCCGGGCGCCAGTTCGGCTCGGGGTACCAGCGGCGGCAGGCGTTGCCCATCGCTGGTCGTGGCCGGCTCGCCCGCTTTCAGGCCCAGGCGTTGCAAGGTGTCGGGGGCAATCCAGGCCTCGCCCGGCGATCCGATAAAGCCGGTCAGGTCAAACGCACGTTCGGCCTGGCCCGCCACCGACGTGCCCACCGGCAGGCTCAGCGGCTCGATGCCCAGCACTTCGACACTGGTCAGGGTCTCGCCTGCGAATCGAACCCGGCCTTCCAGCACCGGCGACACTGCCCACCCCTGACGGCGCAGCGCCACATACAGGTTCTGGTCAAAGCGCTGACCCTGGCGGGGGATGAGTTGCGACTGCGACGGCGCGGACAGCATCGCGCTGGCACGCGCATAGTCGGCCCGCGCCTGACCGTTGAGCGCTTCCACTCCCGTCCACAGCGACGTCGCCAGCCACAGGCCAGTCAGTATGCTGAAGAACTGCAGGGGGTGCCGCCGCCAGTGGCTGAGCAATGCAAGCAGGGTGATCCGCAGCGTGCGCATCAGGCCTCCGCGGGCAGCACACGCCCGCCTTGCAAATGCACGCGGCGGTTCAGGCGCGCTGCCAGCCGGGCGCTGTGCGTCACCATCAGCAGCGTGCTGCCCGCCTCGGCCACCAGCTCCAGCAGCAGGTCCAGCACCGTGTCGCTGCTGGCTTCGTCCAGGCTGCCGGTCGGCTCGTCCGCCAGCACCAGCGACGGGCGGCCGGCCAATGCGCGGCCGATGGCCACGCGCTGCTGCTGTCCGCCCGACAGCTGCTCCGGGTAGCGTTGCAGCAACGTCGCCAGGCCCAACCGGTCGGCCAGGCGGGTATTCCACGCGGGGTCGTTGCGGCCTGCCAGCCGCGCCTGGAAAGCCAGGTTGGCGCCGACAGTCAGACTGCTGATGAGGTTGTATTGCTGGAAGACAAGGCCGATGCCTTCGCGGCGCCAGCGCGCCAGATCCGCTTCGTTGCGGCCGGTGAGCGGTTCGCCGGCGACTTCGATCCGGCCACTGTCGGGCCGGTCCAGTCCCGCGATCAGGTGCAGCAGGGTGCTTTTGCCGCTGCCCGATTCGCCCATCAAGGCCAGGCTGGTACCGGTGGCGACCTGCAGGTCCACGCCGCGAAGTACCGGCAGCGTGCCCTGGGCGGTGGTGAAAGACTTGCCGACGTTCTCTACAACTAGCACCTGGGAAGCTCCGCGGACCGAAGCGTCAAGGATAACCCCAGGTGGTGGGCGGCCCGGAGTCAGGAACCGGCCCTGAATCAAGGGGTGACACTTAATCCGGGCAGGCCTAGAAGCCCAAGGCCACCGCCAGCGCGCCACCCAGCAGCCCGAAGGCCACCACGCCAATCGCGACCGTGGCCAGTTCACGCGGCCGGAACGACTTGGCGACCATCGCAAGCGACGGCAGGCTGATCGGCGGCAAGGTCATCAGCAACGCACCCGCCGGACCCGCCGCCATCCCCAGCGACAGCATCGCCTGGATGATCGGCACTTCGCCAGCGGTCGGGATCACGAACAACGCACCCGCCACGGCCAGCGCCACGATCCAGATCAGATGATTGCCGATGTCCGGACCGATCACCGGGAACAGCCACGCGCGCGCGGCGCCCAGCAGCAGCACCAGCACGATGTACTCGGGCACCAGCCGGATCGTCATGCGCCACAGGATCTGCCCCCAGCGCGTGAACGCCTGCTTCCAGTAGTCGCCAGCGGACAGGGTCGGATCGCCGGCAGTGCCTTCCAGCAGATGCGCCGTCCGTTCGCGCGCACCCGCCGCTTCCGCGGGCGACACCATGCGGTTGATCAGGTACCCCAGGCCGAACACCATGCCGATGCCCAGCACCAGCCGCAGTCCGGCCCAATGCCATCCAAGCACCAGCCCCATGAAGACCAGCGTGGCCGGGTTCAGCACCGAATTGCCCAGCCAGAACGCCACGGCCCCGCCCGGCGACGCCTGCCGCTCGCGCAGCCCCGCCACGACCGGCGCCGCGCAGCAGCTGCACATCATGCCGGGCAGCGACATCATGCCGCCCACGAACACACTGCCAAAACCCGCACCGCCCAAGGCCTTGGCGATCCAGCGCGGCGGCAACAGCGCCTGCACGGCAGAACCCAGCAGCAGTCCCAGCACCATGGCCTGCCAGATGGCCTTGCCGTAGACCAGCGCGTAATCCAGCGCCGCGGACCACGACGGCGCGGGCGCGCTCGCGGCCGTTCCCATCAGGATCGAGTTGCCAATCGAATGGTTGCTGGCCGCAACGAACGCGCGGTTGTAATAGGGATACCACTTCACGTAGGCGAGACCGGCCACCGCGATAAGGACGAAAACGGCGATGCCGACGAGCGGATTGGGCGCGCGCCGCGCGTCGAGAGAAGTTGGGGTCATTGGAAGTATCAGGAGCGAAGGGAGGGCCGACGACCAGGGTCATTCGGCCGGGGGTGGCGTATTTTACGCCCGGCGCCGCGTCGTCACCCCTTGGCCACCTCTTCCAGCAACCAGTCGCGAAAGTCGCACAGATGCGGGTCGTACTCCAGCCTTTCGGAATACACCAGATAGAACGCCGAATCGATAAGCAGACGCTTGTCGAACGGCGCCACCAGCCGGCCTGCGGTCAGGTCATCTTTCACCAGCGCGTATTGCCCCATCGCCACGCCCAGCCCTTGCAGCGCGGCCTGGTAGGCCAGCGCGACGTTTTCAAACGTCAGGCCATGCGTGGGATCGATATCGCCGACGCCATTCGCGTCCAGCCATCGGCGCCAGTAATCCGGGCGCGCGGTCGATTGCAGCAAGGTGTGGCGCGCCAGGTCGCGTGGGGTGGTAATCGCATTGGGCCCGGTCAACAACTGCGGACTGCACACCGGCAACAGTTCGATATCCACCAGGCGGCGCGAGATCGCGCCCGGCCAATCGCCGTGGCCAATGCCGATCATGACGTCGGCGTCGCCCAAGGTGCGCAGCGGCTTGAACGACGTGGTGAACACCGTGTCGCGATCCGGATGGGCCACGTGAAATGCCGGCATGCGCGGCAGCAGCCAGCGCATGGCAAAGGTCATCTGGCACCAGATCTGCAGGGGCTTGGCGGCGGGCGGGGCCAGGGCTTTTGCGGTGGCCTGTTCGATGCGTTCGAACGCGCCGTGCAGATCGTCCCTGTACTGAAGACCGCCCGGCGTCAGCCGCACTTCACGATTGGCGCGCTCGAACAACCGCATTCCGAGAAAATCTTCCAGCACCTTGATCTGCCGGCTGACGGCGCCGGGCGTCACGTGCAGTTCGCGCGCCGTCTGCGTAAAGCTCAGGGTGCGCGAGGCGGATTCGAACATCCTGAGCGGGTTCAGCGGCGGCAGCTTCATGGCGTCCTTATCGTTGAGTTTTGGTAAACCAAGTTGACTATATATCGATTGTGACAGGACGTGAATCGCCGCAGTATGGTTGCGTCTATTGCGTTGCACCATCAGGAAACCGCCCCCATGCCCACACCCCGTTTCGCTGCCTTGATGTTCGCTGCCCTGACTGTGCCGGGCACCGCATTTGCCGCCGACTATCCCGCCGGCCCGATCACCGTCGTTGTCCCGTACGCCGCGGGGGGACTGGCCGACAACATTGCCCGGCCGGTGGCCGACGCGCTGGGTAAAGTGCTCAAGCAATCCGTGATCGTTGAAAACAAGGGGGGTGCCGGCGGTGTGGTCGGGACCGGTTTTGTCGCACGCGCCAAGCCGGACGGCTACACCTTGCTGCTGACGTTGTCGGCCATTTCCGGCCTGCCCGAAGCGGACCGCCTGCTGGGCCGCAAGCCGGCCTTCCAGCTCGATCAGTTCGTGCCGATCGCGCGCGTGACGGCGGACCCGAACCTGCTGGTGGTGAGTGCCGATGCCCCCTGGAAATCGGTGGCCGATCTGGTTGCGGACAGCAAGCAACATCCGACCGCACTGAACTATGGGTCGTCAGGCGTGTATGGCGCCATGCACATCCCGATGGAAATGTTCAAGGCGGCCAGCGGCGCGCAGATCACGCACGTGCCCTTCTCGGGCGGCGGGCCGGCCATGGTGTCCTTGCTTGGCGGCCAGATCCAGACGGCAGCCAGCGGCCCGGCCAATGCCGGCAACTTCATCAAGACGGGCAAGATGCGCGCACTGGCCCATTGGGGCAGCCAGCCCCTGCCCGCCTACCCCGGGCTGCCCAGCCTGAAGTCGCTGGGCTACGACGCGGAATTCGTTCAATGGTCCGCCCTGATGGCGCCGGCGCAGACGCCGCCCGCCGTGATCGACACCCTGCGCAACGCCATGCGTGCGGTCACCGCCGACCCCGCGCTCAAGCAGGTCTTCAGCAACCTGGGCAGCCCGATCGAATACATGGACGCACCCGAATTCGCGACCTACTGGAAGGCCGACGCTGAACGCGTCGTGGCTGCCGTCAAGAAGATCGGCAAGGTGGATTGATTGACAACGACAACCCTTCCCCGCATTCCCGAGTCGCTGTACCGGTTGATGGACGAGATCGGTCCCCGCTGGGGATCGAGCGTCCAGGCCAACGTTCGCACGATGATCGAGGCCTACTCCGAAGTCCTGAAAGACGCGCCCAAGGAAGGCACCGCCCACCGTGACCTGCCCTACGGCGACGACCCGCGCCAACGCCTGGACGTGTATGCACCGAATGCCAGGAACGACGGGCTCCGCCCGATCCTGATGTTCGTGCACGGCGGCGCGTTTGTCGAAGGCGACAAGGATCGCACCGACGAGATCTACAGCAACGTGCTTTGGTACTTTGCACGGCACGGCATCGTCGGCGTCAACGTCGAATTCCGCCTCGCGCCGACGCACACCTTTCCCAGCGGCACGCAAGACATCGGCGCCGCTGTTGCCTGGGTCAAGGCCCACGCCGCGGACTATGGCGGCGACCCGGACCGCATCTTCCTGATGGGCCACTCGGCCGGCGGCGCGCACTCCGCGCACTACGCCTACGACGCCCGCTACCACCCTGAAGGCGGTCACGGCCTGGCCGGCCTGATCGTCGTATCCGGCCGCGTGCGCGCCGAAAACTCCGCCGAAAATCCCAACGCAAAGCGGGTCGAGGCCTACTACGGCACGTCGGTCGACGACATGGCCGCGGGTTCCGCGATCAGTCACGTATCGGCCGAATCCCTGCCCACGATGATCGCCGTCGCCCAGTACGAGAACCCGCTGATCGACGTGCACTGCGCCGAACTCTTTGCGACCCTTTCGCAAGTCCGACGGCGCGCGCCGCGCTTCGTCTGGCTGCCGCGGCATAACCACACGTCGATCATCGCGCACTTCAACACGCACGAAGAGGTGCTGGGGAAACACGTGCTGGAATTCATTGAATCGGGAATCTGACAGACCGATTGGAAATTTGAAGTGTGTTAAGCAAAGGCGGCATCACGCAAGGACGCCCGGTCTACCATCGACCGGCAATACACGCAACAAAAAATAAGCACTAAATCAAAATCGGGCTTTATCTACAAAATTTCGAGGCGTAGTTTCTCAACTTCTTCTCCAACAATCGACTTAGCACTCCAATAAGAATCCTAGTCTGTTCTCATTAAGCCTGACTTTAGCGACTTGCTAGGTCGCAAATTTGCTTCATGAGCCTCCGACTCGTATTCGTACGGTTAAAACTGCTGCTGCCGAAAAGCGGGAACGATCGAAGATAGCGGGGAAAAAATGAGCAAACTCTTGGTTGTTTTTTGCTTTCTCCTTACCGCATTGAGTTATCTGAGAGATGTGCATTCGCAGCCATGCCCTATTTTCAACTCGTCACCTCAGGCGTTGAGATATCTCCGTGAGAATCAACAGATTTATCCGCGGACCACTGCGGAGTGTTTCGACCGGGCGCTTGTTACACCTCCTTCACTCGGAACTGCCATAGACGCCGAAACATGGCGCACCTATCTCTGGGAAGGAGCACAACTTCTCCATAGAATGGCTGATTCGTCGGATTTTGGACCGACTGCAAGAAGAGAATATAAAAATTCTGAGCTGAAAACTTTAGCGCTATACAGAGACAAGACCCTTGATAGGCTACGTGCGGAATCTACCAAAAAAAATCCGCTTGGCGTGGAGGCGTTGCAAACTGATTACGCCAAGGGGGTCGACGCAGAATCGAATGTCTTCTGGCAATTGTCGTTGCAGGAAACTAAAGGCCTGCTGAATTTGCAGAACTTTCTTTCAAATCTCGATCCGGCACATCTCTTAGATCTGACAGCGGTTCGATGGTTAGAAGCCGTCCGCACTTGCCCCAACTGGGTTCCCGCTGCTGTCAAACCACTGCCTGATTATACCAATGGTTGGTGCAAGGCAGACTGCCGAGAACACTTCACAACTGTAGCCGACAAGCTCAATGTATGGATGTCAAACATCCCCGAGCGCGAAACCCTGCAATCATATAGAGCACTGAAAAAGCGCGCGATAGAAACCAAGAAATTTTGCAAGAATGGCGAGTGAGGGATTGAGCGATGACAAAAATTTTAATTCTACTATTGCTTGTATTTCAAAATTCAGCTCTTTCCGCGGGCGAAGCCGTGAAAACTGAGGTAGCCGAACAAATCGTCGGAAAAACATTGAACATTGCCCTTGCGGAAAACGTTAGTGACGGCGTACAGGTCACACTGTCAATGGACGAAACCGACTACATTCCTGGACC
This window encodes:
- a CDS encoding Bug family tripartite tricarboxylate transporter substrate binding protein, with the protein product MPTPRFAALMFAALTVPGTAFAADYPAGPITVVVPYAAGGLADNIARPVADALGKVLKQSVIVENKGGAGGVVGTGFVARAKPDGYTLLLTLSAISGLPEADRLLGRKPAFQLDQFVPIARVTADPNLLVVSADAPWKSVADLVADSKQHPTALNYGSSGVYGAMHIPMEMFKAASGAQITHVPFSGGGPAMVSLLGGQIQTAASGPANAGNFIKTGKMRALAHWGSQPLPAYPGLPSLKSLGYDAEFVQWSALMAPAQTPPAVIDTLRNAMRAVTADPALKQVFSNLGSPIEYMDAPEFATYWKADAERVVAAVKKIGKVD
- a CDS encoding alpha/beta hydrolase, with the translated sequence MTTTTLPRIPESLYRLMDEIGPRWGSSVQANVRTMIEAYSEVLKDAPKEGTAHRDLPYGDDPRQRLDVYAPNARNDGLRPILMFVHGGAFVEGDKDRTDEIYSNVLWYFARHGIVGVNVEFRLAPTHTFPSGTQDIGAAVAWVKAHAADYGGDPDRIFLMGHSAGGAHSAHYAYDARYHPEGGHGLAGLIVVSGRVRAENSAENPNAKRVEAYYGTSVDDMAAGSAISHVSAESLPTMIAVAQYENPLIDVHCAELFATLSQVRRRAPRFVWLPRHNHTSIIAHFNTHEEVLGKHVLEFIESGI